In Wenyingzhuangia fucanilytica, the following are encoded in one genomic region:
- a CDS encoding ATP-binding protein produces MLFNHLIGQQHIINHLKRTADTGRIAHAQLFVGANGVGTLAAAIAYAQYILCNNDDACNVRVAKLQHPDLHFAFPTAVNENVKKHPVSKLFLDEWRTFIKEHPYGSLYQWYQQLGIENKQGQIGVDEAEEIVKSLKLKSYEGGYKIMIIWMAEKMNNAAANKLLKLIEEPPAKTIFLLVVEHPEQLINTILSRCQILDFPLLSEENIAEALIERENSFPAEAQKIAHRAEGSYQKALDLLKSEGNDLEFEQLFITWVRAAFKAKGNASVIQDLIAWSDTIGAMGREKQKQFLNFCLQFFRQALLFNYGAKDLVFYEPQTSGFSIEKFAPFIHSANIEAINNELNDAIYHIERNGNAKLILLDTSIKLTRLLHAKEQELNS; encoded by the coding sequence ATGCTATTTAACCATCTTATTGGGCAACAACACATTATTAATCACTTAAAAAGAACGGCTGATACCGGTAGAATTGCACATGCGCAACTATTTGTTGGAGCCAATGGTGTAGGAACTTTAGCTGCTGCAATAGCCTATGCACAATATATTCTTTGTAATAATGATGACGCTTGCAATGTAAGAGTTGCTAAATTACAGCATCCTGATTTACATTTTGCTTTCCCTACTGCGGTGAACGAAAATGTAAAAAAACATCCGGTAAGTAAATTGTTTTTAGATGAGTGGAGAACTTTTATAAAGGAGCATCCATATGGTAGTTTATATCAATGGTATCAACAATTAGGGATAGAAAACAAACAAGGGCAAATTGGAGTTGATGAAGCCGAAGAAATTGTAAAATCTTTAAAGTTAAAATCTTACGAAGGAGGATATAAAATTATGATTATTTGGATGGCAGAAAAAATGAACAATGCTGCTGCCAATAAATTGTTAAAATTAATTGAAGAACCACCTGCAAAAACCATTTTTTTATTGGTTGTAGAACATCCGGAACAATTGATTAACACGATTTTATCTCGTTGTCAAATTTTAGATTTTCCTTTATTAAGCGAAGAAAATATTGCAGAGGCTTTAATTGAACGTGAAAATTCTTTTCCTGCCGAAGCTCAAAAAATAGCGCATAGAGCAGAAGGAAGTTATCAAAAAGCATTAGACCTTTTAAAAAGTGAGGGAAATGATTTAGAGTTTGAACAACTTTTTATTACTTGGGTACGTGCTGCATTTAAAGCCAAAGGAAACGCCAGTGTTATTCAAGATTTAATTGCTTGGTCTGATACTATTGGAGCTATGGGGCGTGAAAAACAAAAACAATTTTTAAATTTTTGCTTGCAATTTTTTAGACAAGCACTTTTGTTTAATTATGGAGCCAAAGACTTGGTTTTTTATGAACCTCAAACCAGTGGATTTAGCATAGAAAAATTTGCTCCTTTTATACACAGCGCCAACATAGAAGCTATTAATAACGAACTAAATGATGCTATTTATCATATAGAAAGAAATGGAAATGCAAAATTAATTTTGTTAGACACTTCTATTAAATTAACAAGGTTGTTACACGCTAAAGAACAAGAACTAAATTCTTAG
- a CDS encoding response regulator → MFINYLSPGRYAEYFFLFVPPIILIFTENKFLITIGFVASYLGFILPNKIFNFYPNQYLQDDYFSLVLFTVVFFLVYYFKSNNSKNEKLLELKALELEEVNQFQSQFFINISHEIKTPLTLIKGQVDNFYDTKDLDTVKHKINQQISNIQKIVDDVIDLSKMGDDNFTLHKEVIDLKKLMLKLQTSFDSLFDQKKITFNCLLTTDDCYILADALYLERAINNLILNAYKYTNKKGEVIVKLIKKDNKIKLSVSDTGIGIDKSNLHKIFNRFYQVNNDFNKTGGSGVGLAFTKEIVNLLEGDVKVTSQPEKGSVFTLIFPCVKGENKVLIPKKEIDQKPLILEESNAQTDKNISVLIVDDSFEMRNYLKELLIGYNCFEAENGEEAIKKLKKKKIDFLLTDYMMPKMDGFELITYMNKNNIIIPTLMLTARSDYNSKLQVLKLGIADYLSKPFDKDELLVRIQNILKNHHNRNLFVQQEEVTTLEIQENQKWVLKLKKYIVKNCDDPKLNQIEIAEHFNISKSTFYRKVKMETGLTPNEFINEIKLLEARKIVEQNSNLSLKELSLKVGFLHTSYFANQYKKRFGTHPIKQQVS, encoded by the coding sequence ATGTTTATTAATTATTTATCTCCTGGTAGATATGCAGAGTATTTCTTTTTGTTTGTACCTCCAATCATTTTAATTTTTACAGAAAACAAATTTTTAATCACTATTGGTTTTGTTGCTTCTTATTTGGGATTTATACTACCTAATAAAATTTTTAATTTTTATCCAAATCAATATCTACAAGATGATTATTTCTCTCTTGTATTGTTTACTGTTGTCTTTTTTTTAGTTTACTATTTTAAGTCTAACAATTCTAAAAATGAGAAATTATTAGAATTAAAAGCTTTAGAATTAGAAGAAGTAAATCAATTTCAATCACAATTTTTTATTAATATTTCTCACGAAATAAAAACACCGTTAACACTTATTAAAGGACAAGTTGATAATTTTTATGATACAAAAGATCTTGATACGGTTAAGCATAAAATAAACCAACAAATCAGCAATATTCAAAAAATTGTAGATGATGTAATCGACCTTTCTAAAATGGGTGATGACAATTTTACACTACATAAAGAAGTGATTGATTTAAAAAAATTGATGCTTAAACTTCAAACTTCTTTTGATTCTTTATTTGATCAAAAAAAGATCACATTTAATTGTTTACTCACAACAGATGACTGTTATATACTTGCCGATGCTTTGTATTTAGAAAGAGCCATCAATAATTTAATTTTAAACGCCTATAAATACACCAATAAAAAAGGAGAGGTAATTGTAAAACTGATTAAAAAAGACAATAAGATTAAATTAAGTGTTTCTGATACTGGAATTGGAATTGATAAGAGTAATCTTCACAAAATTTTTAATAGGTTTTATCAGGTAAATAACGATTTTAATAAAACAGGAGGAAGTGGAGTAGGACTGGCTTTTACAAAAGAAATTGTAAATCTATTAGAGGGTGATGTTAAAGTAACTAGTCAACCAGAAAAAGGATCTGTTTTTACTTTAATTTTTCCTTGTGTAAAAGGAGAAAATAAAGTTTTAATACCAAAAAAGGAAATTGATCAAAAGCCTTTAATTCTTGAAGAAAGTAATGCGCAAACAGATAAAAATATTTCAGTTTTAATAGTTGATGATTCTTTTGAAATGCGAAACTATTTAAAAGAATTGTTGATAGGTTATAACTGCTTTGAAGCCGAAAATGGAGAAGAAGCCATTAAGAAATTAAAAAAGAAAAAAATTGATTTTTTACTTACAGATTATATGATGCCTAAAATGGATGGTTTTGAATTGATTACGTATATGAATAAAAACAATATCATCATTCCAACATTAATGCTAACGGCAAGGAGCGATTATAATAGTAAACTTCAAGTTCTAAAATTGGGTATAGCAGACTATTTAAGCAAACCTTTTGATAAAGATGAGCTTTTAGTTAGAATTCAAAATATCTTAAAAAATCATCATAACAGAAATCTTTTTGTTCAGCAAGAAGAGGTAACTACTTTAGAAATTCAAGAAAATCAAAAATGGGTTCTAAAACTAAAAAAGTACATTGTTAAAAATTGCGATGATCCAAAATTAAATCAAATAGAAATTGCAGAACATTTTAATATTTCTAAAAGTACTTTTTACAGAAAAGTAAAAATGGAAACGGGATTAACTCCTAATGAGTTTATCAACGAAATTAAATTGTTAGAAGCAAGAAAAATTGTTGAACAAAACAGCAATCTTTCTTTAAAAGAATTGTCTTTAAAAGTAGGATTTTTACATACCTCTTATTTTGCTAATCAATACAAAAAAAGATTTGGAACCCATCCTATTAAACAACAAGTTTCCTAA
- a CDS encoding TonB-dependent receptor gives MKKFLLIFYLFTVAVFSQENRSLKQVLNQLSKTYNIDFSYNENQVRQFNHIQFDSETDLKATLISLSLQTQLIFEKIDDENYIIRNKNNKTKNICGVVFSEKTKETLAFVNVYFDDKTVVTNQLGKFEIKDVLEDDIIVIKGVGYHTLKILVKDFNSDCKNIFLTEEVHQLSEVVITDYLTTGFNKKNDGSIVINPKKTGILPGVIEPDVLQSLQLIPGVQSPDETASGIHIRGSTPDQNLVVFDGMKMYHFSHYFGLISAFNPYITNNIKLYRSGTHAKYGNNVGGVLDISTDDYTPNKLSAGFGSTLTHADFFIKAPLFNNKVGFVFSARRSFTDVANTITNQQYAKVAFQNSKISDGLDQENLRITNAENDFFYQDYHSKIIVAPNSKNKLSFSYLYNLNDLTFKGENLRTQQILSDDIVIENKGFHVDWELGEIEKGVHTIAFSKTDFSKIYDGSRLINRANGSQENVLFDKDNTVQETSAEYSFVKQTKNNNNWEFGAQFSHSKLAYDFKRDTSIQEDAIEDNISGKANNYALFSEYQINTNNHWIINLGLRWQHFSSVAKSFIEPRFNINYKTNKYLNFKFSTELKHQSISQVIDFRNDGLGGLFDRFWALANKNDFPVLKSFQTSIGADYQKNGWTLDVELYNKNIDGILFLFDQKTRAQKYFSGSNKINGLDLLIKKDWNNYNTWVSYTLSKSIYHFENLNNNNDFNGSFDTPHSLIWSHNYNIKKLELSLGWRFRSGIPYTVKTAELNNNNKLRIVFNELNSERLPNYKRLDFSAGYKFYFDANKKIKGQLGLTLQNILGKRNILSRDYEIETIITGQGPNRTEKEVLVETDKISLGFVPNLLFRLNF, from the coding sequence ATGAAAAAGTTTTTATTGATTTTTTATCTGTTTACAGTTGCTGTTTTTTCTCAAGAAAACAGAAGTTTAAAGCAAGTATTAAATCAATTGTCTAAAACATATAATATTGATTTTTCTTATAACGAAAATCAAGTTAGGCAGTTTAACCATATTCAGTTTGATTCTGAAACAGATTTAAAGGCTACCTTAATTAGTTTGTCTTTACAAACCCAGTTGATTTTTGAAAAAATTGATGATGAAAATTATATCATCAGAAATAAAAACAACAAAACAAAAAACATTTGTGGTGTAGTATTTAGCGAAAAAACTAAAGAAACATTAGCGTTTGTAAACGTTTATTTTGATGATAAAACCGTTGTAACAAATCAATTAGGAAAGTTTGAAATTAAAGATGTTTTAGAAGATGATATCATTGTTATAAAAGGTGTAGGATATCATACCCTAAAAATTTTGGTCAAAGATTTTAATTCAGATTGCAAAAATATTTTTTTAACTGAAGAAGTACATCAATTATCAGAAGTTGTAATTACAGATTATTTAACTACTGGTTTTAACAAAAAAAATGATGGAAGCATAGTCATCAACCCTAAAAAAACAGGAATTTTACCTGGTGTTATAGAGCCAGATGTTTTACAATCTTTACAATTAATTCCTGGAGTTCAAAGTCCAGATGAAACCGCTTCGGGTATTCATATTAGAGGGAGCACTCCCGATCAAAATTTAGTGGTTTTTGATGGAATGAAAATGTATCATTTTTCACATTATTTTGGGTTGATATCTGCTTTTAATCCGTATATCACCAATAATATAAAACTATATCGTTCTGGAACTCACGCTAAGTATGGTAACAATGTTGGAGGGGTTTTAGATATTAGTACCGATGATTACACACCCAATAAATTATCAGCCGGTTTTGGGAGTACTTTAACCCATGCCGATTTTTTTATAAAAGCTCCTTTGTTTAATAATAAAGTAGGATTTGTTTTTTCTGCACGCAGATCTTTTACAGATGTTGCCAATACAATTACCAATCAACAATATGCAAAAGTTGCTTTTCAGAACAGTAAAATTTCCGATGGATTAGATCAAGAAAATTTAAGAATTACCAATGCAGAAAACGATTTTTTTTATCAAGATTATCACTCTAAAATTATTGTAGCACCGAATTCAAAAAACAAATTATCATTTAGCTATTTGTACAATCTTAACGATTTAACTTTTAAAGGCGAAAATTTAAGAACTCAACAAATTTTAAGTGATGATATTGTTATAGAAAACAAAGGTTTTCATGTTGATTGGGAGTTGGGAGAAATAGAAAAAGGAGTGCATACAATTGCGTTTAGTAAAACAGATTTTTCTAAAATTTACGATGGTTCAAGACTAATAAATAGAGCTAACGGAAGTCAAGAAAATGTTTTGTTTGATAAAGACAATACTGTACAAGAAACCAGTGCCGAATATTCTTTTGTAAAACAAACTAAAAACAACAATAATTGGGAGTTTGGAGCTCAGTTTAGTCATTCAAAATTGGCATATGATTTTAAAAGAGATACTTCCATTCAAGAAGATGCTATTGAAGACAATATTAGCGGAAAAGCTAATAATTATGCGCTTTTTTCAGAATATCAAATCAATACAAACAATCATTGGATTATTAATTTAGGTTTAAGATGGCAACATTTTAGTAGTGTTGCTAAAAGTTTTATAGAGCCTAGGTTTAATATAAATTACAAAACCAATAAATATTTAAACTTTAAGTTTTCAACAGAATTAAAACATCAATCAATTTCACAAGTTATAGATTTTAGAAACGATGGTTTAGGCGGTTTGTTCGATCGTTTTTGGGCTTTGGCTAATAAAAATGACTTTCCTGTATTAAAAAGTTTTCAAACTAGTATTGGGGCAGATTATCAAAAAAATGGTTGGACTTTAGATGTAGAACTTTATAACAAAAACATTGATGGTATTTTGTTTTTGTTTGATCAAAAAACAAGAGCGCAAAAGTATTTTAGTGGAAGCAATAAAATTAACGGACTTGATTTGTTAATTAAAAAAGATTGGAATAATTATAATACTTGGGTTAGTTATACTTTATCAAAAAGTATTTATCATTTTGAGAATTTAAACAACAACAATGATTTTAACGGTTCTTTTGATACGCCACATAGTTTAATATGGTCACACAACTATAACATTAAAAAATTAGAATTATCCTTAGGATGGAGATTTCGTTCTGGAATTCCCTACACAGTTAAAACGGCAGAGTTAAACAATAACAATAAATTAAGAATTGTGTTTAACGAATTAAATTCCGAAAGATTACCAAACTATAAAAGATTAGATTTTTCTGCCGGATATAAATTTTATTTTGATGCTAATAAAAAAATTAAAGGTCAGTTAGGATTAACACTTCAAAATATTTTAGGAAAAAGAAATATTCTTAGCAGAGATTATGAAATTGAAACAATAATAACTGGTCAAGGTCCTAACAGAACAGAAAAAGAAGTATTGGTAGAAACAGATAAAATATCATTAGGATTTGTTCCCAATTTATTATTTAGGCTAAATTTTTAA
- a CDS encoding FecR family protein, which produces MKQNYKIDDTFLARWLNNELTDEELADFKQSEDYPLYQKIAKKSTLFTVPNFNEEQSFKNLQEKIKNQKPKVRKLVSNWVYGVAAAILIMFGLSYFMTSKTEIICNTAEQLAYVLPDGSEVRLNGNSTLTFSEKKWQKGNRTLELEGEGYFKVKKGSNFSVCTNQGTVTVLGTQFNVQTLKNYLAVECYEGKVNVKNSKYESVLTPGKGVKFLENKKENYQINSTEPNWVTNNYQYNAVPLSVVFKDLENVYKVKVKNNGIDLSQLYSGKLVTNNLEKAVKVICKPMNINYAINKDVITISE; this is translated from the coding sequence ATGAAACAAAATTATAAAATAGACGATACTTTTTTAGCCAGATGGTTAAATAACGAATTGACCGATGAGGAGTTGGCCGATTTTAAACAATCGGAAGATTATCCTTTGTATCAAAAAATAGCTAAGAAAAGCACTTTGTTTACTGTTCCAAATTTTAATGAAGAACAATCTTTTAAAAATCTTCAAGAAAAAATTAAAAACCAAAAACCAAAAGTACGTAAGCTTGTGTCTAATTGGGTTTATGGTGTGGCAGCCGCAATTTTAATAATGTTTGGTTTGTCTTATTTTATGACTTCCAAAACAGAAATTATTTGTAATACAGCAGAGCAATTAGCCTATGTATTACCCGATGGATCTGAAGTTAGATTAAATGGAAACTCTACACTTACTTTTAGCGAAAAAAAATGGCAAAAAGGAAACAGAACTTTGGAATTAGAGGGGGAAGGATATTTTAAAGTAAAAAAAGGATCTAATTTTTCTGTTTGTACAAATCAAGGAACTGTAACCGTTTTAGGAACCCAATTTAATGTACAAACTTTAAAAAATTATTTGGCTGTAGAGTGTTACGAAGGAAAAGTAAATGTTAAAAATAGCAAGTACGAATCTGTATTAACTCCAGGTAAAGGAGTAAAGTTTTTAGAAAATAAAAAAGAGAATTATCAAATCAACAGCACAGAACCTAATTGGGTAACAAATAATTATCAATACAATGCAGTGCCTTTAAGTGTTGTTTTTAAAGATTTAGAAAATGTTTACAAAGTAAAAGTTAAAAATAATGGGATTGATTTGTCACAACTTTACTCAGGAAAACTAGTTACAAATAATTTAGAAAAAGCGGTAAAAGTGATTTGTAAACCTATGAATATCAATTACGCTATAAACAAAGACGTTATTACGATTTCTGAATAA
- a CDS encoding RNA polymerase sigma factor gives MSKKISVCEAKVYESIYKKYSKSLYSFMYFKCGDADRANDLVQESFIKLWNNCAKVIFEKAKSYLYTIANHQFLNEVAHFKVKLKYEQHNSKDDSNIESPDFLLEEKEFMDKLQLAIDDLTPGEREVFLLNRIESKKYREIAEMLGISVKAVEKRMHGALVKLRKSIGKNI, from the coding sequence ATGTCTAAAAAAATATCTGTTTGCGAAGCTAAAGTATATGAATCCATATATAAAAAGTACAGCAAATCTCTTTACAGTTTTATGTACTTTAAATGTGGTGATGCCGATAGAGCAAATGATTTAGTTCAAGAATCTTTTATTAAACTTTGGAACAATTGTGCAAAGGTGATTTTTGAAAAAGCAAAATCTTATTTATATACCATTGCCAATCATCAGTTTTTAAATGAAGTGGCTCATTTTAAAGTAAAATTAAAATACGAGCAACACAACAGTAAAGATGATAGCAATATAGAAAGTCCAGATTTTTTGTTAGAAGAAAAAGAGTTTATGGACAAACTCCAATTGGCTATTGATGATTTAACTCCTGGTGAAAGAGAGGTCTTTTTATTAAATAGAATAGAAAGCAAAAAATATAGAGAAATAGCAGAAATGTTAGGGATATCTGTTAAAGCAGTAGAAAAAAGAATGCATGGTGCTTTGGTAAAACTTAGAAAAAGTATCGGAAAAAATATTTAA
- a CDS encoding sensor histidine kinase, with protein sequence MNLKKVLFPILLMLFPIYLLGQRVSLLPTHFPKNIYGTWINNKTDISLIITPEYIVIQNELYGYNEIVKEQNSLDFTCVNNYNNDIKYININILDSNNIVLDEGYKISKLTKLNHNFSKIIPSILRDFWFNDNSKIELTKNKILFKDQSYNVDYVASSNKFNYQIIIYNNSEYTLLHNYINDHGHFLNANFLKTEVYKKATFYQTHKRKILVFILLFSLTIGYFLVQWKINISKKREVNKRLMVEMQLKSIRSQMNPHFLFNALSAIQNLINRGDNEKANHYLTEFSQLMRLTLDKSEKGLVPLDDEIKSIKKYLEIEKLRFSFDYKIEVDQNINSQEIEIPAMLIQPIVENAIIHGLHQKEGTKNLWIEFKIKNHHLICTVTDNGVGIHKTHQKDGVDLNRQKYGLKLAKDRIKLINESYQTQGKISMVDLSDKNADETGTQVIISMPIKY encoded by the coding sequence TTGAACCTTAAAAAAGTTTTATTCCCTATTTTGTTAATGCTTTTCCCTATCTATTTATTAGGGCAAAGAGTAAGTTTATTACCTACACATTTTCCAAAAAATATTTATGGAACTTGGATAAATAACAAAACAGATATTAGCCTTATAATTACTCCAGAATATATTGTTATTCAGAATGAACTTTATGGTTACAACGAAATTGTAAAGGAGCAAAACAGTTTAGATTTTACTTGCGTAAACAACTATAACAACGACATAAAATACATCAATATAAATATTTTAGACTCTAATAATATTGTGTTAGATGAAGGTTATAAAATTTCTAAACTCACCAAACTTAACCACAACTTTTCTAAAATAATTCCTAGTATTTTACGAGACTTTTGGTTTAACGATAACAGTAAAATTGAATTAACCAAAAACAAAATTCTTTTTAAAGATCAATCATATAATGTAGATTATGTGGCAAGTTCTAATAAATTCAATTATCAAATAATTATATACAACAACAGCGAATACACTTTATTACATAATTATATTAATGATCATGGACATTTTTTAAATGCAAATTTTTTAAAAACAGAAGTCTACAAAAAAGCTACTTTTTACCAAACTCATAAACGTAAAATTCTAGTTTTTATCCTTTTATTCTCTTTAACTATTGGATATTTTTTAGTTCAGTGGAAAATAAATATTTCTAAAAAAAGAGAAGTAAACAAGCGCTTAATGGTAGAAATGCAATTAAAAAGTATTCGTTCTCAAATGAATCCACATTTTTTATTTAATGCCTTAAGTGCCATTCAAAACCTAATAAACAGAGGTGATAACGAAAAAGCAAATCATTATTTAACCGAGTTTTCGCAATTAATGAGGTTAACTTTAGACAAAAGCGAAAAAGGATTGGTTCCTTTAGATGATGAAATCAAATCCATCAAAAAATATTTAGAAATAGAAAAATTACGCTTTTCTTTTGATTACAAAATAGAGGTAGATCAAAATATCAATAGTCAAGAAATAGAAATTCCTGCCATGTTAATTCAGCCTATTGTAGAAAATGCTATTATTCATGGATTACACCAAAAAGAAGGAACTAAAAATTTATGGATTGAGTTTAAAATAAAAAACCATCATTTAATTTGTACCGTTACAGACAACGGAGTAGGAATTCATAAAACCCATCAAAAAGATGGAGTAGATTTAAACAGACAAAAATACGGATTGAAATTAGCTAAGGATAGAATTAAATTAATAAATGAGAGTTATCAAACTCAAGGAAAAATTAGCATGGTAGATTTATCCGATAAAAACGCTGATGAAACTGGTACGCAAGTAATTATTTCTATGCCCATAAAATATTAA